A single Crateriforma conspicua DNA region contains:
- a CDS encoding lipopolysaccharide biosynthesis protein: MAKPLTDRAVEIDDGLLRANILLVLTVVGSVLGFATSVFAARLLGTDEFEDYAVAVATLGLLTTISEAGVGKYAMKVLPRYRLKKRWGRLSGYYRYSAVSVLLISVALAVVMLISQWRKGGPFTSHPAAIAALFLPLTALSGVGIDLLMANRMSVFGSLVSRFLIPGSSLAVLVYLWTRGETLNSMQGVAIYGLGSALGAILCWGVLIGITDSTIRQSKPVYRTRVWMSQGFYFAVSGFLGASLFRLPIIAMEMLPIAETQVAYFAAASEIGLQVLLLSKSTDKLYQPQMSVLVQQRDIDRARQMSWKRHLFIGSLCAIFMTVVIVFGRWILRLYGDAYVAGYPALCLVSAGGCVTAYWSLAPAYLRFVNFNRFVIACEAVAAIALLGLTAVLAPMAGATGTAAAFLVVISALTIFFAITASRHLYRPVK; encoded by the coding sequence ATGGCGAAACCCCTCACAGACCGTGCCGTTGAGATCGACGACGGGTTGTTGCGCGCCAACATCTTGTTGGTGCTGACCGTTGTCGGTTCAGTCTTGGGATTCGCCACTTCCGTGTTTGCCGCACGTCTGTTGGGCACCGATGAATTCGAAGACTATGCGGTGGCCGTCGCGACGTTGGGCTTGCTGACGACGATTTCCGAAGCCGGGGTCGGCAAGTACGCGATGAAGGTCTTGCCGAGGTATCGGTTGAAGAAGCGTTGGGGACGGCTGTCGGGCTACTATCGCTACAGCGCGGTGTCAGTGTTGTTGATCAGTGTGGCGTTGGCCGTTGTGATGTTGATCAGCCAATGGCGTAAAGGCGGTCCGTTCACCAGTCACCCTGCGGCGATCGCCGCCTTGTTTTTGCCGTTGACCGCGCTCAGTGGTGTCGGCATTGATCTGTTGATGGCCAATCGGATGTCCGTTTTCGGCAGCCTTGTTTCGCGATTTCTAATTCCTGGTTCCAGTTTGGCCGTCCTGGTTTACCTTTGGACACGTGGCGAAACACTGAACTCCATGCAGGGTGTCGCCATCTATGGTCTCGGGTCCGCCCTGGGGGCGATTCTGTGTTGGGGCGTGTTAATCGGCATCACCGATTCCACGATTCGACAAAGCAAGCCCGTTTATCGAACCAGGGTTTGGATGAGCCAAGGGTTTTATTTTGCGGTGTCGGGCTTCTTGGGGGCATCACTGTTCCGCCTACCCATCATCGCGATGGAGATGCTGCCGATTGCGGAGACCCAGGTCGCCTATTTCGCCGCCGCATCGGAGATCGGGTTGCAAGTCTTGTTGTTGTCGAAGTCCACCGACAAGCTTTACCAGCCACAGATGTCGGTGCTGGTGCAACAGCGTGATATCGATCGTGCCCGACAGATGAGCTGGAAACGGCATCTGTTCATTGGATCCCTGTGTGCCATCTTTATGACGGTGGTGATCGTGTTCGGACGCTGGATCTTGCGGCTGTATGGGGACGCCTATGTCGCCGGCTATCCCGCGTTGTGCTTGGTGTCGGCCGGCGGCTGTGTCACGGCGTATTGGTCACTCGCACCCGCCTATTTGCGGTTTGTGAACTTCAACCGATTTGTGATCGCTTGTGAAGCCGTTGCGGCGATCGCCTTGCTGGGGCTGACCGCCGTGTTGGCCCCCATGGCGGGCGCGACCGGGACCGCGGCTGCATTCCTGGTCGTGATCAGCGCGCTAACGATCTTCTTCGCGATCACTGCGTCACGTCACCTTTATCGTCCGGTCAAATGA
- a CDS encoding dienelactone hydrolase family protein, translated as MCDPKTYEEDLKKYSRRDIGALAAAGMGAAMMLPRTADAVEVSDEDVNIETPDGVCDAYYVTPASGAHAAVLIWPDIFGLRPAFRQMGKRLAESGYSVLVVNPFYRKQKAPTAAKGASTSISDVRSLARTLSPETHTTDAKAFVAWLDQQSQVDTNKKVGTTGYCMGGPIVFRTAAAVPDRVGAAATFHGGGLVSDSPDSPHLLIPQMKAQFLIAVAENDDQRDPEAKNVLKDSFAQADLKAEIEVYPAGHGWCPPDTRVHNPEQAEKAWSRMLALFKETLA; from the coding sequence ATGTGCGATCCCAAAACCTACGAAGAAGACCTGAAGAAGTACTCGCGTCGTGACATCGGCGCCTTGGCCGCCGCCGGGATGGGCGCGGCAATGATGTTGCCGCGAACCGCCGATGCGGTGGAAGTCAGCGACGAAGACGTCAACATCGAAACCCCTGACGGCGTCTGTGACGCGTATTACGTCACTCCGGCATCGGGTGCCCACGCCGCGGTGCTGATCTGGCCCGACATCTTCGGTTTGCGGCCCGCGTTTCGACAGATGGGCAAACGCTTGGCCGAATCAGGTTACAGCGTTTTGGTGGTCAACCCGTTCTATCGAAAACAGAAAGCACCGACCGCCGCCAAAGGTGCCAGCACATCTATCAGCGATGTCCGTTCGCTTGCTCGCACGTTGTCACCGGAAACGCATACGACCGACGCCAAAGCATTCGTGGCTTGGTTGGATCAGCAATCACAGGTCGACACCAACAAGAAGGTCGGCACAACGGGCTATTGCATGGGTGGCCCGATCGTCTTTCGCACGGCCGCGGCGGTTCCCGATCGCGTCGGCGCCGCAGCAACGTTCCATGGCGGCGGACTGGTTTCCGATTCGCCGGACAGCCCCCATTTGCTGATCCCACAAATGAAGGCACAGTTCTTGATTGCGGTGGCCGAAAACGATGACCAGCGTGATCCCGAGGCCAAAAACGTCTTGAAGGACTCGTTCGCTCAGGCAGACTTAAAAGCCGAGATCGAAGTCTATCCGGCCGGTCACGGTTGGTGTCCGCCCGACACTCGCGTCCACAACCCGGAACAAGCCGAAAAAGCCTGGAGCCGTATGCTGGCGTTGTTCAAAGAAACCTTGGCGTGA
- a CDS encoding sulfatase family protein produces the protein MNRFLMIPLMVTLAVANGWADSPSPNIVVIMADDLGLGDVGFHARKFRNQEPIVETPNIDALAAQGLWFTDGHSATALCAPTRYSVMSGKNGYRSYAPWGVWSTFAPSAMIEGEATLGSVVQDAGYRTGFVGKWHLGGDFLVPGTDQIYRGPKNGDLTGKVDMSKMVGGGPRDMGFDYDFTVPCGIQGPIYTVYENQTWFPLGDDSEIIFFNEQTAKHPQDVSDKGPGLGDSNWDASQLGKLVSQKASNFIRSSAAKDQPFFLYFCTHAVHLPHRPPVEFDGKPIKGTTPSNHLDMVAELDMQTKRIVDALKSTKTYDNTLIVLMSDNGGLQDGKAAKHGYAPGGGWNGSKNSPLEGGHRVPFIAVWPSQIEAGVCDELVVNQDLVATLAALVGTEIPVGQAPDSNNFLPLLTGEGEFQSRPYFIQQAGSRNEVMLRKMPWKLIIQSNQKRTAFEPKALFNLMDDPTESRDLAKQPEYQATVAELLADYQQIVESRLPTAPSRQASVVKP, from the coding sequence GTGAACCGTTTTTTAATGATTCCGTTGATGGTCACCTTGGCCGTTGCCAATGGCTGGGCCGACAGCCCATCCCCCAACATCGTCGTCATCATGGCGGACGATTTGGGACTGGGAGACGTCGGCTTTCACGCGCGGAAGTTTCGCAATCAGGAACCGATCGTCGAAACACCCAACATTGATGCGCTGGCCGCACAAGGTTTGTGGTTCACCGACGGACACTCCGCGACGGCGCTTTGTGCACCGACACGTTACAGCGTGATGAGCGGCAAGAACGGCTATCGGTCCTATGCACCTTGGGGCGTGTGGAGCACGTTCGCACCGTCCGCCATGATCGAAGGGGAAGCCACCTTGGGCAGTGTGGTGCAAGACGCCGGTTATCGGACCGGGTTTGTCGGCAAGTGGCATCTTGGCGGCGACTTCTTGGTACCGGGAACCGACCAGATCTATCGAGGTCCAAAGAATGGCGATCTGACCGGCAAAGTCGACATGTCAAAGATGGTCGGCGGCGGCCCTCGCGACATGGGCTTTGACTATGACTTCACCGTCCCATGCGGAATTCAAGGACCGATCTATACGGTTTATGAGAACCAGACTTGGTTCCCCCTGGGTGACGATTCAGAAATCATTTTCTTCAACGAACAAACGGCCAAGCATCCACAAGATGTTTCGGACAAGGGGCCGGGGCTGGGAGATTCGAATTGGGATGCCAGCCAGCTGGGCAAGCTCGTTTCGCAAAAGGCCAGCAACTTCATTCGCAGTTCGGCAGCGAAAGACCAACCGTTCTTTTTGTACTTCTGTACTCACGCGGTTCACTTGCCACACCGTCCACCGGTCGAGTTCGATGGCAAACCGATCAAGGGAACCACGCCGTCGAATCACCTGGACATGGTGGCGGAACTGGACATGCAGACCAAACGCATCGTCGATGCGCTGAAGTCCACCAAGACGTATGACAATACCTTGATCGTTTTGATGTCCGACAATGGTGGTTTGCAGGACGGGAAAGCGGCCAAGCACGGCTATGCACCCGGCGGTGGATGGAACGGCAGCAAGAATTCACCCTTGGAAGGCGGTCATCGGGTGCCTTTCATCGCGGTATGGCCGTCACAAATCGAAGCGGGGGTTTGTGACGAATTGGTGGTCAACCAGGACTTGGTGGCAACGCTTGCCGCGCTGGTCGGTACCGAGATTCCTGTGGGTCAGGCACCCGATTCGAATAACTTTTTGCCGCTGTTGACCGGTGAAGGCGAATTTCAATCACGTCCGTACTTCATCCAACAGGCCGGATCACGAAACGAAGTGATGCTGCGGAAGATGCCTTGGAAGCTGATCATCCAAAGCAATCAAAAACGGACCGCGTTCGAACCAAAGGCTCTGTTCAACCTGATGGATGATCCGACTGAAAGTCGCGATTTGGCAAAGCAGCCGGAATATCAAGCCACCGTGGCTGAATTGCTGGCGGATTACCAACAGATCGTGGAATCGCGACTACCCACTGCGCCCAGTCGCCAAGCTTCGGTGGTGAAGCCGTAG
- a CDS encoding NAD-dependent succinate-semialdehyde dehydrogenase yields MTITSVNPATNETIGQFESLHKDDVTDAVAKAHDAFQTWRESTFEQRKKCMLKFAKLLRDDADEYARIITLDMGKRISESQYEIEYCANIAEYYANGAEEFLADQSMNQDDAEAYMRHEPLGVLLGVMPWNFPFYQVVRFATPNIMAGNTILLKHASNVPQCARAIEDLYNECGLPGGVYQNLFIPSEFVEVIVSDSRVQGVSLTGSEPAGRAVAALAGKNLKRSVLELGGNDPFIVLEDADLDDVVEKAVQGRTVNAGQSCVASKRFIVVSDIADQFMKRFKQAMSSLQLGDPMDEETTLAPLSSESAAVKLQEQVQSSINAGATVVLGGDRPDREGAYFNPTILTDVTPDNPTFDQELFGPVATVYVVDDEDAAVELANRSSYGLGGSVYSADRERAERIARHVHTGMMFINQPTKSQAELPFGGIKNSGYGRELSHLGILEFVNKKLIHLGPKS; encoded by the coding sequence ATGACCATCACCAGCGTCAATCCCGCAACGAACGAAACCATTGGCCAATTCGAATCGCTTCATAAAGACGATGTGACCGACGCGGTCGCCAAAGCCCACGACGCGTTCCAAACCTGGCGAGAAAGCACTTTCGAGCAGCGTAAGAAATGCATGCTGAAATTCGCCAAGCTTCTACGCGACGATGCCGATGAATACGCGCGGATCATCACGCTGGACATGGGCAAACGCATCTCCGAAAGCCAGTATGAGATCGAATACTGCGCTAATATCGCCGAATACTATGCCAATGGTGCCGAAGAATTCTTGGCCGACCAGAGCATGAATCAAGACGACGCCGAAGCGTACATGCGTCATGAACCTCTGGGCGTCTTGCTGGGTGTGATGCCGTGGAATTTCCCGTTCTATCAGGTCGTTCGATTCGCGACGCCCAACATCATGGCGGGCAACACCATCCTGCTGAAACACGCCAGCAACGTTCCCCAGTGCGCCAGGGCGATCGAAGACTTGTACAACGAATGTGGTCTTCCCGGTGGCGTGTATCAGAACCTGTTCATCCCGTCGGAATTCGTCGAAGTCATCGTTTCAGATTCTCGGGTTCAAGGCGTCTCGTTGACCGGCAGCGAACCGGCCGGACGCGCCGTCGCGGCTTTGGCCGGAAAGAATTTGAAACGCAGCGTTCTGGAACTCGGCGGCAACGACCCGTTCATCGTGCTGGAAGACGCGGACCTGGACGATGTGGTGGAAAAGGCTGTCCAAGGTCGCACCGTCAACGCGGGCCAGTCCTGCGTCGCCAGCAAACGCTTCATCGTTGTCAGCGACATCGCCGATCAGTTCATGAAACGGTTCAAACAGGCAATGTCGTCACTGCAATTAGGCGACCCCATGGACGAAGAGACCACATTGGCACCGCTGTCCAGCGAAAGCGCGGCGGTCAAACTGCAAGAACAAGTCCAATCGTCGATCAATGCCGGCGCCACCGTCGTGTTGGGCGGCGATCGTCCTGACCGCGAAGGGGCCTATTTCAATCCGACCATCTTGACTGATGTGACCCCAGACAACCCAACCTTCGACCAAGAATTATTCGGTCCGGTCGCGACCGTTTACGTAGTGGACGATGAAGACGCCGCCGTCGAACTGGCGAACCGATCGTCCTACGGCCTGGGCGGCAGCGTGTATTCCGCCGACCGCGAACGTGCCGAGCGAATCGCCCGTCATGTCCACACCGGCATGATGTTCATCAACCAACCGACCAAGTCACAAGCCGAATTACCGTTCGGCGGGATCAAAAATTCCGGCTACGGCCGCGAACTTTCGCACCTGGGAATCTTGGAATTCGTCAACAAGAAGTTGATCCACCTGGGACCAAAGTCTTGA
- the katG gene encoding catalase/peroxidase HPI → MKIHTENRRLANRRARTSQRLRRRKPGVRRIASSLAIALGLMTSAPISLAVAQDAGSQDSGAQNSRTSAGSNALAQCPVMGPSAGPNRHTIAGSMSNGDWWPNQLNLDILHQNSAKSDPMGDDFDYAAEFNSLDLEAVKDDIKTLMTTSQDWWPADYGHYGPLFIRMAWHSAGTYRVTDGRGGASDGTQRFAPLNSWPDNANLDKARRLLWPIKQKYGRKISWADLMVLTGNCALESMGFETFGFAGGRVDVWEPQKDVYWGPESTWLGDQRYEGDRNLENPLAAVQMGLIYVNPEGPNGKPDPLAAAKDIRDTFARMAMNDEETVALIAGGHTFGKAHGAASPEGNVGPEPEAADLTTQGLGWINRHGSGNAGDTITSGLEGAWTTTPNQWSHGYFENLFEYEWKLVKSPAGAWQWTPTDEAAQDTVPDAHDPAKAHAPMMFTTDLALRMDPEYNKISRRFYENPEQFEEAFAKAWYKLTHRDMGPASRLLGDDVPPPQVWQDSVPPATGDLIEPAEVAQLKKQVLASGIATNDLVSTAWASASTYRDSDMRGGANGARIRLAPQKDWEVNNPAKLAGILQKLEGIQKQFNGSRNDGKLVSMADLIVLAGCAGVEQAAAKAGVDIAVPFTPGRTDATQEMTDVESFEYLNPVADGFRNYQAHNADRPAEEMLVDKANLLSLTAPEMAVLVGGMRALGTNAGSGPLADLGKLTSRPGVLTNDFFVNLLDMNTAWEKSPMCEHFFEGRDRSTGELKWTASRVDLVFGSNSQLRSIAEVYASDDAKEKFVQDFVAAWDKVMNLDRFDVKHGNAAPAAQVVAK, encoded by the coding sequence ATGAAAATCCACACGGAAAACCGACGTCTTGCCAACCGCCGTGCCAGGACGTCACAGCGTTTGCGCCGCCGAAAACCGGGCGTGCGCCGCATCGCGTCATCGCTGGCCATCGCGCTGGGCCTGATGACTTCGGCACCAATCAGCTTGGCCGTTGCCCAGGACGCAGGTTCCCAGGACTCAGGAGCCCAGAACAGCCGCACCTCGGCCGGTTCCAATGCCCTGGCCCAGTGTCCGGTGATGGGGCCGTCGGCCGGTCCCAACCGGCACACGATCGCCGGGTCGATGAGCAATGGTGACTGGTGGCCCAATCAATTGAACCTGGACATCCTGCACCAGAACTCGGCCAAGAGTGACCCGATGGGTGACGACTTTGACTATGCCGCCGAATTCAATTCGCTGGATTTGGAAGCAGTCAAAGACGACATCAAAACGTTGATGACGACATCACAAGATTGGTGGCCCGCCGATTACGGACATTACGGCCCGCTTTTCATCCGCATGGCCTGGCACAGCGCGGGAACATACCGTGTGACCGACGGGCGCGGTGGTGCTTCCGACGGAACGCAACGTTTCGCACCGCTGAACAGTTGGCCGGACAACGCCAACCTGGACAAAGCACGTCGTTTGCTTTGGCCGATCAAGCAGAAATATGGACGCAAGATCTCTTGGGCTGACCTGATGGTATTGACCGGCAACTGTGCCTTGGAATCGATGGGCTTTGAAACGTTCGGCTTCGCCGGCGGACGCGTCGACGTTTGGGAACCGCAAAAGGACGTCTACTGGGGCCCGGAAAGCACGTGGCTGGGTGACCAACGTTATGAAGGCGATCGCAATCTGGAAAACCCGTTGGCCGCGGTGCAAATGGGTTTGATCTATGTCAATCCCGAAGGCCCCAACGGCAAACCCGATCCGTTGGCCGCCGCCAAAGACATTCGCGATACGTTCGCACGAATGGCGATGAACGATGAAGAGACCGTGGCCTTGATCGCAGGTGGTCACACGTTCGGCAAAGCACACGGTGCGGCCAGCCCCGAAGGCAACGTCGGCCCCGAACCCGAAGCCGCTGACTTGACCACGCAAGGTCTGGGGTGGATCAACCGTCACGGCAGTGGAAACGCAGGCGACACGATCACCAGTGGTTTGGAAGGCGCGTGGACCACGACGCCCAACCAGTGGTCGCACGGGTACTTTGAAAACCTGTTCGAATACGAATGGAAACTGGTCAAAAGCCCCGCGGGAGCCTGGCAATGGACGCCCACTGACGAAGCCGCCCAAGACACCGTGCCCGATGCTCATGATCCCGCAAAGGCACACGCACCGATGATGTTCACGACGGACTTGGCCCTGCGGATGGATCCGGAATACAACAAAATCTCGCGTCGGTTTTACGAGAACCCCGAACAGTTCGAAGAAGCATTCGCCAAAGCCTGGTACAAGCTGACCCATCGTGACATGGGCCCCGCATCGCGGCTGTTGGGTGATGACGTTCCGCCACCGCAGGTTTGGCAAGACTCGGTGCCACCGGCCACGGGTGACTTGATCGAACCGGCCGAAGTCGCCCAGCTGAAAAAACAAGTCCTTGCATCGGGGATCGCGACCAACGACTTGGTTTCGACCGCTTGGGCATCGGCATCGACCTATCGCGACAGCGACATGCGGGGCGGAGCCAACGGTGCACGCATCCGCTTGGCACCGCAAAAGGATTGGGAGGTCAACAATCCGGCCAAGCTGGCCGGCATCCTACAAAAGCTGGAAGGCATCCAGAAACAGTTCAACGGTTCACGCAACGATGGCAAACTGGTGTCCATGGCGGACCTGATCGTGTTGGCCGGTTGCGCGGGGGTCGAACAGGCCGCAGCAAAAGCCGGCGTGGACATCGCGGTTCCTTTCACCCCGGGACGGACCGATGCGACCCAAGAGATGACCGATGTCGAATCGTTTGAGTATCTGAATCCGGTCGCCGATGGCTTTCGGAATTACCAAGCCCATAACGCCGATCGACCGGCCGAAGAAATGCTGGTCGACAAAGCCAACCTGCTTTCGTTAACCGCGCCGGAAATGGCGGTCTTGGTTGGCGGCATGCGTGCGCTCGGAACCAACGCGGGATCCGGACCGTTGGCGGATCTGGGCAAACTAACCAGCCGCCCCGGTGTGTTGACCAACGACTTCTTTGTGAACTTGTTGGACATGAACACTGCATGGGAAAAATCGCCGATGTGCGAACACTTCTTCGAAGGCCGTGATCGGTCGACCGGAGAATTGAAGTGGACCGCCAGCCGAGTCGACTTGGTGTTCGGATCCAATTCGCAACTTCGCAGCATCGCCGAGGTTTATGCCAGTGATGATGCCAAGGAGAAATTCGTCCAAGACTTCGTCGCCGCCTGGGACAAAGTCATGAACTTGGACCGGTTTGACGTGAAGCACGGCAACGCCGCACCGGCAGCGCAAGTCGTTGCCAAGTAA
- a CDS encoding LysR family transcriptional regulator yields the protein MDLDQLRYFQCVAETGNFTEAATRLNLSQSALSRSIQRLEEEFGQPFFERKPRSVELTDAGVLFQRSATQILRIVEDTQAEITDDGETGKIRVGAIPTIAPYFLPDLLKQFSDAFPRSHLIVHESTTEELLKKIKQGEIDIAILAEPVTEKYVEVRRLFAEELVLLLPPGHRLCEKKRIRLSDIEDEPFVMLDEAHCLSDNITTFCREQSVWPVAVENANQLATVQELVSLSHGVSMIPEMARRLDQCDRRVYRSLGKPRPSRTIVAVTNPYRFHSRLFAEFQAKLVGYSKTFAARPST from the coding sequence ATGGATCTGGATCAACTGCGATACTTCCAATGTGTCGCCGAGACGGGCAACTTCACCGAAGCCGCCACGCGACTGAATTTGTCGCAATCGGCACTCAGCCGGTCGATTCAGCGATTGGAAGAAGAGTTCGGGCAACCTTTCTTCGAGCGTAAGCCTCGTTCGGTCGAACTGACCGACGCCGGTGTGCTGTTCCAACGCAGTGCGACGCAGATTCTGCGGATCGTCGAAGACACGCAGGCGGAGATCACCGACGACGGCGAAACGGGGAAGATTCGCGTCGGGGCGATTCCCACGATCGCCCCGTACTTTCTGCCGGATTTGCTGAAGCAGTTTTCCGATGCGTTCCCAAGGTCGCATTTGATCGTCCACGAAAGCACGACCGAGGAATTGCTGAAGAAGATCAAGCAAGGCGAAATCGACATCGCCATCTTGGCCGAACCGGTCACGGAGAAGTACGTCGAAGTCCGGCGTCTGTTCGCCGAGGAGTTGGTGTTGCTGTTGCCGCCGGGGCATCGGCTTTGTGAAAAGAAACGAATTCGGTTGTCCGACATCGAAGACGAACCGTTTGTGATGCTGGACGAAGCCCATTGTCTGTCGGACAACATCACGACGTTCTGTCGTGAACAGTCGGTTTGGCCCGTGGCCGTCGAAAACGCCAACCAGCTGGCGACCGTTCAGGAACTGGTGTCCCTATCACATGGCGTGTCCATGATTCCCGAAATGGCTCGGCGGCTGGACCAGTGCGATCGCCGCGTCTATCGATCGCTTGGCAAGCCGCGGCCGTCGCGGACCATCGTCGCGGTGACCAACCCCTACCGTTTCCACAGCCGATTGTTCGCCGAGTTCCAGGCGAAGCTGGTCGGTTACAGCAAGACGTTTGCTGCTCGGCCGTCCACCTAG
- a CDS encoding choice-of-anchor M domain-containing protein, with protein MKYLRKSLIPLCCLGALCVTAGTASAATVTDTAVFTFVVGDAPYTGTGSANEWNTGHGDIGVGYEGGELELHYHFEDGLNGSAPNSDLELEPGEAYMRASSATRNVTTGDIPFLGTQTGDFVWVLPQSNTMGIPFVGLAAEELTNPPITSDVTLSLTGFSGPGEFALYQGDGLGGVNVFMSTALDGVDPVDDQVTFPIGGHDHFNYGFTAEGVYQVEFTASATAVPEPGSFAALASLGACGAYIRRRRKAKSGVAQA; from the coding sequence ATGAAGTATCTCAGGAAAAGTCTGATTCCCCTTTGCTGCCTGGGCGCTCTTTGCGTCACGGCCGGCACCGCGTCGGCAGCGACGGTTACCGATACAGCGGTCTTCACTTTTGTGGTTGGTGATGCCCCTTATACGGGCACTGGTTCTGCGAACGAGTGGAACACGGGCCACGGTGATATCGGTGTTGGCTACGAAGGCGGCGAGTTGGAATTGCACTATCACTTCGAGGATGGTTTGAATGGCTCCGCACCAAATTCTGACTTGGAGTTGGAGCCTGGCGAGGCATACATGCGTGCGTCCAGTGCGACAAGAAATGTGACCACAGGTGATATTCCGTTCCTCGGTACGCAGACTGGCGATTTCGTTTGGGTTCTTCCGCAGTCCAACACGATGGGCATTCCATTTGTCGGGCTCGCAGCCGAAGAGTTGACGAATCCTCCCATTACTAGCGATGTAACGCTGTCACTGACCGGATTTTCTGGGCCTGGCGAGTTCGCGTTGTATCAGGGGGACGGGCTTGGTGGAGTGAATGTGTTTATGTCGACCGCGCTCGACGGTGTTGATCCCGTTGATGACCAGGTGACATTTCCGATCGGAGGGCATGACCACTTTAACTATGGGTTCACCGCGGAAGGTGTTTATCAAGTCGAGTTCACGGCTTCCGCCACCGCGGTTCCGGAGCCGGGCAGCTTTGCTGCGTTGGCTTCTTTGGGTGCCTGCGGCGCCTACATCCGTCGTCGCCGCAAGGCGAAGTCGGGCGTCGCCCAAGCCTAG
- a CDS encoding DUF1559 domain-containing protein, translating into MKIVRQRNQLTAFTLVELLVVIAIIGVLVSLLLPAVQAARETARSTQCMNNMKQVGLALHNYHGAHHYIPTTTTGPDKTDGGCGSGFYSWLAMILPFVEQETLYDQIDFSQPLADHCNYNVSSDYLNYSIGPNHPNAQAAKTMIGTYLCPSDPASVLQYHDDGETLAPGSYAGNVGWPKLAFWPGNDESPLEKQNGVFGLLNPSSPDGWQVPQIRFRDITDGLSNTAAVAERKISSVSVVSSPWGGSYVAGNTDVNMQSFCGSSHRARSLEKWIPYCGSVTHGDPAYIERHGHAWISGWTFAANTYMHAMPIGDRNCHIYGGEGIGSNLVTPGSHHVGGIHVLMADGSVNFQSESIDMQTWWAMGSRNGGEIATNVE; encoded by the coding sequence ATGAAAATTGTTCGACAACGAAACCAATTGACGGCGTTCACGCTGGTGGAACTGCTGGTGGTGATCGCCATCATCGGCGTGCTGGTGTCGCTGCTTTTGCCAGCGGTGCAAGCGGCTCGCGAAACCGCACGAAGCACCCAGTGCATGAACAACATGAAGCAGGTCGGGCTCGCGCTTCACAACTACCACGGTGCCCACCACTACATTCCAACCACGACCACCGGACCGGACAAAACGGACGGCGGCTGTGGAAGCGGGTTTTACAGTTGGCTTGCGATGATCCTGCCGTTTGTCGAACAGGAAACGCTGTACGACCAAATCGACTTCAGCCAGCCGCTGGCGGATCACTGCAACTACAACGTAAGCAGCGATTATCTGAATTACAGCATCGGGCCGAATCACCCCAATGCCCAGGCCGCCAAGACGATGATCGGTACCTACTTGTGCCCATCGGATCCGGCGTCCGTTTTGCAGTATCACGATGATGGAGAAACGCTGGCTCCGGGAAGCTATGCCGGAAACGTGGGTTGGCCCAAACTTGCGTTTTGGCCCGGAAACGACGAGAGCCCACTTGAGAAGCAAAATGGAGTTTTCGGATTGCTGAACCCGTCCAGTCCCGATGGTTGGCAAGTGCCCCAGATCCGTTTTCGTGACATCACCGACGGCCTGTCAAACACTGCCGCAGTGGCGGAGCGAAAGATTAGCTCGGTTTCCGTTGTGAGCAGTCCTTGGGGTGGTAGCTATGTCGCTGGTAACACAGACGTCAACATGCAATCCTTCTGTGGTAGTTCCCATCGTGCCCGTTCACTGGAGAAGTGGATTCCCTACTGTGGTTCGGTGACTCATGGTGATCCGGCCTACATCGAAAGGCACGGCCATGCCTGGATCAGCGGATGGACATTTGCCGCCAATACCTACATGCACGCCATGCCGATCGGTGATCGCAATTGCCACATCTATGGTGGTGAAGGGATCGGCAGTAACCTGGTCACGCCGGGCAGCCATCACGTCGGCGGCATTCACGTCTTGATGGCCGATGGCAGTGTGAATTTTCAATCGGAATCGATCGACATGCAGACGTGGTGGGCCATGGGAAGTCGCAATGGAGGCGAGATTGCAACCAACGTCGAATAG